Proteins encoded in a region of the Podarcis muralis chromosome 2, rPodMur119.hap1.1, whole genome shotgun sequence genome:
- the LOC114592461 gene encoding uncharacterized protein LOC114592461 produces the protein MDPDQREAVEEEKPGIVAFLGHGRKERENEDEPHRVLLDRTGCEEEEEGRRKPEVKHILSESSAFQSAEISEIPVQEKIAEGEERSQCLVCGESFTCKLSHIAHWKIHTGEKPFKCSDCNKSFSDKSTLRKHQRIHTGEKPYKCMECGQSFSQSTSLTSHHRIHTGEKPYKCLECGKCFSTCKYLTIHQRIHTGEKPFKCLECGKSFNRRDALTSHQKIHTGEKPYKCLECGKCFSNSKYLTSHQRIHTGEKPFKCLECGKCFNKRDGLVAHQNIHRGEKPYKCLECGKSFSSSKYLTSHQRVHTGEKPFKCVECGKSFRQKINLTTHQRTHTGEKPYPCLRCGKSFSQQTNLTAHQKIHTGEKPYKCLECGKRFNHSTSLTHHQQLHTGEKPYKCVECGKSFSTSASLTSHQIIHTGEKPYKCLECGKRFSDRRNLRSHQRIHTGEKPYVCLVCGKRFSHRTNHSSHQKIHTGEKSFKCLECGKSFFFSTSLISHQTLHTGEKPYNCLECGKSFSSNKYLTAHQRIHTRGKPFKCSECGKSFRQSSDFTSHQRTHTGEKPYKCLECGKRFSTSKYLASHQRIHSGEKPYTCSECGKNFTHKTNLTKHQRIHRADKPQNC, from the coding sequence gacacggcaggaaagagagggagaatgaAGATGAACCACACAGGGTGTTGTTAGACAGAACCGGatgtgaagaggaggaagaagggagaagaaAACCTGAAGTGAAACACATACTAAGCGAATCCTCTGCTTTTCAGAGCGCTGAGATTTCTGAAATCCCAGTCCAAGAAAAAATAGCcgaaggagaggaaaggagccagtgCCTTGTGTGTGGAGAAAGCTTTACCTGCAAATTGAGCCACATTGCTCATTGgaaaatccacacaggggagaagccatttaaatgttCGGACTGTAACAAAAGCTTCAGCGATAAGTCAACCCTTAGAAaacaccagagaatccacacaggtgagaaaccatataaatgcatggagtgcggacagagcttcagtcagagcacaagcctcacttcccatcacagaatccacacaggggagaagccctataaatgcttggagtgtggaaagtgttTCAGCACTTGTAAGTATCTCACGattcatcagagaatccacacaggagagaaaccatttaaatgcctggagtgtggaaagagctttaacaGGAGAGATGCTCTTACTTCACATCaaaaaatccacacaggggagaaaccatacaaaTGCTTGGAGTGCGGAAAGTGCTTCAGCAACAGCAAGTATCTCACTtcacatcagagaatccacacaggggagaaaccgtttaaatgtttggagtgtgggaagTGTTTTAATAAGAGGGATGGCCTTGTTGCCCACCAGAATATTCACagaggggaaaaaccatataagtgtttggagtgtgggaagagcttcagcagCAGCAAGTACCTGACTTCTCATCAAAGAGTCCACACGGGagaaaaaccttttaaatgtgtggagtgcggaaagagtttCAGGCAGAAGATAAATCTCACTAcccatcaacgaactcacacaggggagaaaccgtatccgTGCTTGAGGTGTGGAAAAAGTTTTAGCCAGCAGACTAACCTCACTGCACATCAgaaaatccacacaggggagaaaccctataaatgtttggagtgcggaaagaggtTTAATCATAGCACAAGCCTCACTCACCATCAACAActtcacacgggagagaaaccctataagtgtgtggagtgtgggaagagtttcagtaCGAGCGCCAGCCTTACTTCACATCAAAttatccacacgggggagaaaccctataaatgtttggagtgtggaaagcggTTTAGCGATCGCAGAAACCTCCGTtcacatcagagaatccacacaggagagaagccgTATGTGTGCTTGGTGTGTGGAAAGAGGTTTAGTCATAGAACCAACCACAGTTCACATCAGAAaatccacacaggggaaaaaTCTTTTAAATgcttagagtgtggaaagagtttctttTTCAGCACCAGTCTGATTTCGCACCAAACtctccacacaggggagaaaccgtataattgtttggaatgtgggaagagcttcagtagcAACAAATACCTCACAGCTCACCAACGAATCCACACGAGGGGGAAGCCATTTAAGTGCtcggagtgcggaaagagcttccgtcagagTTCAGACTTCACTTCtcatcagagaacccacacaggggagaaaccgtacaaatgtctggagtgtggaaagaggttCAGTACTAGCAAATACCTCGCTTCCCACCAACGGATTCACagcggggagaaaccatatacatGCTCGGAGTGTGGTAAGAACTTCACCCACAAGACAAATCTCACCAAACATCAGAGAATCCATAGAGCAGATAAACCACAGAACTGTTAA